The proteins below are encoded in one region of Mauremys reevesii isolate NIE-2019 linkage group 15, ASM1616193v1, whole genome shotgun sequence:
- the LOC120383593 gene encoding olfactory receptor 14A16-like encodes MSGQWILPLRSEVVNVKVTVQMSFWLRELVVAVSFFTIIGIIFLISNCCWHSKDILRHVLRKKMSNRTTVTEFLLLGFSEVWELQILHFVVFLLIYLAALMENLLIFMAIAFDHHLQTPMYFFLMNLSLLDLGSISVIVPKSMANSVMDTRSISYAGCVAQVFFLVFLVGADFSLLTVMAYDRYVAICQPLHYERMMNIRACVKMAAGAWISGILYSVLHTGNTFALIFCGGNMVDQFFCEIPQLLKLACSDTYLSEVGVLVFSACLLLGCFVFIIVSYVKIFKSVLRIPSEQGRHKALSTCLPHLTVVSLFVCTGIFAYLKPTSSSPSALDLVVAVLYSVLPPIMNPIIYSMRNKEIKAALRRLTGCR; translated from the exons ATGAGCGGGCAGTGGATTCTGCCCCTCAGGAGTGAGGTTGTCAATGTCAAGGTGACAG TTCAAATGAGTTTTTGGCTTCGAGAACTTGTGGTGGCTGTGTCTTTCTTCACCATCATCGGCATCATCTTCTTGATCTCCAACTGCTGCTGGCACAGTAAAG ACATCCTGAGACATGTcctgagaaagaaaatgtccaaccgAACCACCGTGaccgagttccttctcctgggattctctgaagtttgggagctgcagattttgcactttgtggtgtttctaTTGATTTACCTGGCAGCCCTGATGGAGAATCTTCTTATCTTCATGGCCATAGCCTTTGACCACCACCTTCagacccccatgtacttcttcctgatgaatcTGTCACTCCTAGACCTTGGCTCCATCTctgtcattgtccccaaatccatggccaacTCTGTCATGGACACCAGGTCCATTTCCTATGCTGGATGTGTTGCCCAAGTCTTTTTCCTTGTCTTCTTGGTGGGAGCGGATTTTTCTCTTCTCACCGTTATGGCATACGACCGATAtgtcgccatctgccaaccactgcactatgagagAATGATGAATATCAGAGCTTGTGTCAAAATGGCAGCCGGTGCCTGGATCAGTGGGATTCTCTACTCTGTGCTACACACCGGGAACACATTTGCGTTGATCTTCTGTGGAGGCAACATGGTAGATCAGTTCTTCTGTGAGATCCCCCAGCTACTCAAGCTTGCCTGCTCCGACACATATCTTAGTGAAGTTGGGGTTCTTGTCTTTAGTGCGTGTTTACTCTTAGGCTGCTTTGTTTTTATCATTGTGTCATATGTTAAGATCTTCAAATCAGTGCTCAGAATCCCCTCTGAACAAGGCCGGCATAAAGCCCTATCAACCTGCCTTCCTCACCTCACTGTGGTCTCATTGTTTGTTTGCACTGGCATCTTTGCTtacctgaaacccacctccagctccccaTCTGCTCTGGATCTCGtggtggctgttctctattcCGTATTGCCACCAATCATGAATCCAATTatctacagcatgaggaacaaggagatcaaaGCTGCCCTGAGGAGACTCACTGGGTGTAGGTAA